One Flagellimonas sp. CMM7 genomic region harbors:
- a CDS encoding outer membrane lipoprotein carrier protein LolA has product MFKKQLLFIGIMTLGLCSYGQNSPKAKALLDDVYTKAMSYDNIYIDFNSTLENTEANLKQETNGNVTISGDKYMLDYLGAQQLNDGKKVYTIVPENEEVTIEDVNEDNNVVTPSKMLTFYRTGHNYQWDILQNVGGRKIQYVKLTPIDSNTEIKSILLGVDVQTKHIYKLIQIGENSTKTSITVNSFKTNQSLSNTLFTFNAKKYEDKGYYIIRN; this is encoded by the coding sequence ATGTTTAAAAAACAACTTCTTTTTATAGGAATCATGACTCTTGGTCTGTGTTCTTATGGACAAAATTCCCCCAAGGCAAAAGCCCTGTTGGACGATGTTTACACCAAGGCAATGAGTTATGACAACATCTACATAGATTTTAATTCTACTTTAGAAAATACTGAAGCAAATCTTAAGCAAGAAACCAATGGGAATGTAACCATTAGTGGTGATAAATATATGCTTGATTATTTGGGTGCGCAGCAATTAAATGATGGAAAAAAAGTATACACCATTGTACCTGAAAATGAAGAAGTAACTATAGAAGATGTAAACGAAGACAATAATGTGGTTACCCCATCAAAAATGCTTACGTTTTATAGAACTGGACATAATTATCAGTGGGATATTCTTCAAAATGTGGGAGGTAGAAAAATTCAGTATGTGAAATTGACTCCCATTGATTCAAATACTGAAATTAAGTCTATTTTATTAGGGGTAGATGTTCAGACCAAACATATCTATAAGCTTATACAGATAGGTGAAAACAGTACCAAAACATCTATCACCGTTAATTCTTTCAAAACAAATCAGTCACTTTCAAATACCCTGTTTACCTTTAACGCGAAAAAATACGAAGACAAAGGTTACTATATCATAAGAAACTAA
- a CDS encoding DegT/DnrJ/EryC1/StrS aminotransferase family protein produces the protein MPGFELFGDNEKKQVQDVLDSGVLMRYGFDGNRQGYWKAKELEAALGERMQTKHVHLLSSGTAALTVALASAGIGAGDEVIMPTFTFVASFESILAIGAIPVLVDVDDTLTLNPKMVEEAITERTKVVMPVHMCGSMADLYALQSMCKKYNLLLLEDACQAIGGSYKGKPLGSIGDLGCFSFDYVKTITCGEGGALITNNESYYENAHKYSDHGHDHLGSDRGAEQHPFLGYNFRISELNAAVGLAQISRLNEFLEIQKRNYAILREALSNIPEVTFRRVPEGGVENYSFLNFFLPTEEITRKVHQGLGTSGVDACFYWYDNNWHYYRKWEHLTNLKSLGKLPKEVVDALPDYSNADFSTSDHWIGRTISCLIKLSWTEDEVHQRAEKIVDVIKEVV, from the coding sequence ATGCCAGGTTTTGAACTTTTTGGGGATAATGAGAAAAAACAGGTGCAGGATGTGCTTGATTCTGGGGTGTTAATGCGCTATGGGTTTGATGGAAATAGGCAAGGATATTGGAAGGCAAAAGAATTGGAGGCTGCATTAGGGGAGAGGATGCAAACAAAGCATGTTCACTTGTTAAGCAGTGGCACAGCAGCGCTAACAGTTGCACTTGCAAGTGCTGGAATAGGAGCGGGGGATGAGGTGATTATGCCAACGTTTACCTTTGTAGCTAGTTTTGAATCTATTTTGGCCATAGGAGCGATCCCAGTTCTTGTGGATGTGGATGATACACTTACCCTAAACCCCAAAATGGTGGAAGAGGCGATTACGGAACGTACCAAAGTTGTTATGCCCGTACACATGTGTGGATCCATGGCAGATTTATATGCCTTACAATCCATGTGCAAAAAATACAATTTGTTATTATTGGAAGATGCATGCCAGGCCATTGGCGGCAGTTACAAAGGGAAGCCCTTGGGTAGCATAGGTGACTTAGGTTGTTTTTCTTTTGACTATGTAAAGACTATTACTTGTGGAGAAGGAGGGGCTTTAATTACCAACAATGAATCGTACTATGAAAATGCGCATAAATATTCTGATCATGGGCACGACCATTTGGGCAGTGATAGGGGAGCGGAGCAACATCCATTTTTAGGATATAATTTTAGAATTTCAGAATTGAATGCCGCGGTGGGTTTAGCCCAAATTTCAAGGTTGAATGAGTTTTTAGAAATTCAAAAACGGAACTATGCCATTTTAAGAGAGGCACTGTCCAATATTCCAGAAGTTACCTTTAGAAGAGTACCGGAAGGTGGAGTAGAAAACTATTCATTCTTGAATTTTTTCTTACCTACCGAAGAAATCACAAGAAAAGTACACCAGGGTTTAGGGACATCTGGAGTGGATGCCTGTTTTTATTGGTATGACAACAATTGGCACTATTACCGAAAATGGGAACATTTGACCAACCTGAAATCCTTGGGGAAACTCCCAAAAGAGGTTGTGGATGCTCTTCCCGATTATTCAAATGCTGATTTTTCAACTTCAGACCATTGGATAGGTAGAACTATTTCTTGCCTAATCAAACTAAGCTGGACGGAAGATGAAGTTCACCAACGAGCAGAAAAAATAGTTGATGTGATTAAAGAGGTTGTTTAG
- a CDS encoding DNA translocase FtsK encodes MAKKRTKSKPTSAKKGFSLKLSKQNKIILGSLLIVLSIALFFSFMSYYFTWQEDQSMLSQFKDRNAQASNLLNKFGAGISHFFMYKGFGLASFVFPLLLAITGLYLFLGLDNKGLISKWIWGLTGVIWISVALGFFAFEQPLLGGLIGYEMNDFFQDYTGKIGVFLILLFVLTIILVRLFNFSPEGIANFFRSQRQNLKSDLKKEKSKAEILTTDESSIELNMDTVAPIVVDTYTHKKDIPPLENEAGLDVNLPQEEEIDIDLKVEKVTEEKEEKDIKAEKLVKDFGEFDPKLELGNYKFPPIDLLEPHGASGGITINQEELEENKNRIVSTLKNYKIGIAQIKATIGPTVTLYEIVPEAGVRISKIKNLEDDIALSLAALGIRIIAPIPGKGTIGIEVPNKNATIVSMRSVIASNKFQKAEMELPIAFGKTISNETFVVDLAKMPHMLMAGATGQGKSVGLNAVISSLLYKKHPAEVKFILVDPKKVELTLYNKIERHFLAKLPDSDEAIITDNTKVINTLNSLCIEMDNRYELLKLAMVRNIKEYNVKFKSRKLNPNDGHKFLPYIVLVIDEFADLIMTAGKEVETPIARLAQLARAIGIHLIIATQRPSVNVITGIIKANFPARIAFRVTSKIDSRTILDAQGADQLIGRGDMLFTQGNDVTRLQCAFVDTPEVGKITEYIGSQRAYPDAHLLPEYVGEESGTGIDYDIADRDAMFRDAAEVIVTAQQGSASLIQRKLKLGYNRAGRIIDQLEAAGIVGPFEGSKARQVLVPDIYSLEQLLQNEKK; translated from the coding sequence ATGGCAAAAAAGAGGACAAAATCCAAACCTACATCCGCCAAAAAAGGTTTTTCATTAAAACTCTCAAAGCAAAATAAAATTATTCTGGGAAGTCTTTTGATTGTTCTCAGTATAGCTTTGTTCTTCTCCTTTATGTCCTACTATTTTACCTGGCAAGAAGACCAGAGCATGCTTTCTCAGTTTAAGGACAGAAATGCCCAAGCAAGCAATTTGCTAAATAAATTTGGTGCCGGTATAAGTCACTTTTTCATGTACAAGGGTTTTGGCCTGGCATCATTTGTTTTTCCTCTGTTATTGGCAATAACGGGATTGTATCTTTTTCTTGGACTAGACAACAAGGGACTCATTAGCAAATGGATTTGGGGATTAACTGGAGTTATTTGGATTTCCGTGGCACTGGGATTTTTTGCTTTTGAACAACCTCTTTTAGGTGGGCTGATTGGTTACGAAATGAATGACTTTTTTCAGGACTATACCGGAAAAATCGGAGTTTTCTTAATCCTTTTATTTGTTTTGACCATTATCCTAGTACGGCTATTTAACTTCTCACCAGAAGGAATTGCCAACTTCTTTCGTTCCCAAAGACAAAACCTTAAATCCGATCTTAAAAAAGAGAAGTCAAAAGCTGAAATTTTGACAACTGATGAAAGTAGTATTGAATTAAACATGGACACTGTTGCTCCCATTGTTGTAGATACTTATACACACAAAAAAGACATTCCTCCACTTGAAAATGAAGCTGGCTTGGACGTTAACCTTCCGCAGGAGGAGGAAATAGATATAGATTTAAAGGTTGAAAAGGTAACCGAAGAAAAAGAGGAGAAAGATATAAAGGCGGAAAAATTGGTTAAGGATTTTGGGGAATTTGACCCAAAACTGGAACTTGGAAATTATAAATTCCCTCCAATAGATCTATTAGAGCCCCATGGAGCCTCTGGTGGTATCACCATCAACCAAGAAGAACTTGAAGAAAATAAGAATAGGATTGTAAGCACCCTTAAAAATTACAAAATTGGGATTGCGCAAATAAAGGCCACTATTGGCCCAACGGTTACCCTTTATGAGATTGTCCCCGAAGCTGGTGTTCGCATATCCAAAATTAAAAACCTTGAAGACGATATTGCACTTTCACTAGCAGCATTGGGCATACGAATCATTGCTCCTATTCCTGGAAAAGGAACTATTGGCATTGAGGTTCCCAACAAGAATGCTACCATAGTATCCATGCGATCGGTAATTGCGTCGAATAAATTTCAAAAGGCAGAAATGGAGCTTCCCATAGCCTTTGGAAAAACCATTAGCAACGAAACTTTTGTAGTTGATCTGGCCAAAATGCCGCACATGCTTATGGCGGGTGCCACGGGTCAAGGAAAATCAGTTGGATTAAATGCCGTTATCAGTTCATTGCTTTACAAAAAGCATCCGGCAGAGGTTAAATTCATTTTGGTTGATCCTAAAAAAGTGGAGCTGACACTTTACAACAAGATTGAACGCCATTTCTTGGCAAAACTTCCAGATTCTGATGAAGCTATCATTACAGACAATACCAAAGTAATCAATACCTTGAATTCACTTTGTATTGAAATGGACAACAGATATGAATTGCTCAAATTGGCAATGGTCCGAAACATTAAGGAATACAATGTCAAGTTCAAGTCAAGAAAATTAAACCCTAACGATGGGCATAAGTTCCTTCCGTATATTGTTTTGGTGATCGATGAGTTTGCAGACTTGATCATGACCGCTGGGAAAGAAGTAGAAACCCCTATTGCCAGATTGGCACAATTGGCAAGGGCGATTGGCATTCATTTAATAATAGCCACACAAAGACCTTCGGTAAACGTGATTACGGGAATCATAAAGGCCAACTTTCCTGCAAGGATTGCATTTAGGGTTACTTCAAAAATAGATTCCCGAACAATTTTGGATGCTCAAGGTGCCGATCAACTCATCGGTCGGGGAGATATGTTGTTCACCCAAGGTAATGATGTCACGCGATTGCAATGTGCTTTTGTGGATACCCCTGAAGTTGGTAAAATCACAGAATATATAGGTTCCCAACGTGCCTATCCAGATGCACATTTGCTTCCGGAATATGTTGGCGAAGAATCTGGCACGGGGATTGATTATGATATTGCGGATAGAGATGCAATGTTCCGAGATGCTGCTGAAGTCATTGTAACTGCGCAGCAAGGTTCCGCCTCTCTTATTCAACGAAAACTAAAATTAGGATATAACAGAGCTGGTAGAATTATTGATCAACTGGAAGCAGCCGGAATCGTTGGGCCTTTTGAAGGTAGTAAAGCAAGGCAAGTATTGGTCCCAGACATTTATTCTTTAGAACAACTTTTACAAAACGAAAAAAAGTAA
- a CDS encoding diacylglycerol kinase family protein, producing the protein MPKESFLKNRIKSVGYAMKGMFLLLRTEASIKIQFVIALVVTGAGFHFNISNIEWMIQLIAIGMVMGIEGLNTAVEKLSDFVQPEKDPKIGFIKDVSAGAVMIVSILASIVGLLIYVPKLV; encoded by the coding sequence ATGCCTAAGGAATCATTTTTAAAAAACAGAATCAAAAGCGTAGGGTATGCCATGAAGGGCATGTTCCTCCTTTTACGTACTGAGGCCAGTATTAAAATTCAGTTTGTAATTGCTTTGGTTGTAACTGGAGCTGGATTCCATTTTAATATTTCCAACATAGAATGGATGATCCAGTTAATTGCCATTGGCATGGTCATGGGTATAGAGGGTCTAAACACCGCCGTTGAAAAATTATCAGATTTTGTTCAACCAGAAAAAGATCCTAAAATAGGTTTTATCAAAGATGTTTCGGCCGGAGCTGTTATGATTGTATCCATTTTAGCAAGCATTGTCGGACTTCTAATTTATGTGCCAAAATTGGTATAA
- a CDS encoding site-specific integrase, with amino-acid sequence MKNTFSILFYPKRNDADKRGKALLYLRITVNGKRCEVSTQRKVDLSKWDSTKEFLQGKTASTRELNIHLNNIRTRLFKLYDKLQEENREVTAHMIKEMYLGRKKPEKMLLELFQEHNDQVNKLIGKDFSAGTAERYRTAKKHVTDYINRDYEKNDIPVKDVNHKFISGFEYYLKAVRKCSHNTAIKYVMNFKKIIRIAHANDWIAKDPFVNWKVRLKKVEREFLSADEIQQLLDTEFRISRLEHVRDIFVFCCFTGLAYADVKKLNKNDINKGIDGENWINTARTKTKSKANIPILPTAQMILDKYVESPYLINDRVLPVLTNQKMNAYLKEIAHISGIKKNLTTHLARHTFATTVTLTNGVSIESVSKMLGHKNLRTTQHYAKILNSRVSQDMQMLREKLKSQDESKLVKSKS; translated from the coding sequence ATGAAAAATACTTTCTCCATCCTATTTTATCCCAAGAGAAATGATGCCGACAAACGTGGAAAAGCCCTATTATACCTAAGAATAACGGTAAACGGAAAGCGATGTGAAGTGAGTACTCAACGTAAGGTAGATTTATCCAAATGGGATTCGACCAAGGAGTTTTTACAGGGTAAAACGGCTTCAACAAGGGAGCTAAATATTCATTTGAATAATATCCGCACAAGGTTATTTAAACTTTATGATAAGCTACAGGAAGAAAATAGGGAAGTTACTGCTCATATGATAAAAGAGATGTATTTGGGAAGGAAAAAGCCAGAGAAGATGCTATTGGAACTTTTTCAAGAGCATAATGACCAAGTAAATAAACTCATTGGTAAAGATTTTTCCGCTGGTACAGCAGAACGATATAGAACAGCTAAGAAGCATGTCACTGACTATATTAACAGAGATTATGAAAAGAATGACATCCCTGTAAAGGATGTGAATCACAAGTTCATAAGTGGATTTGAATACTATTTAAAGGCTGTGCGAAAGTGCAGTCATAATACAGCAATAAAGTATGTGATGAATTTCAAAAAAATCATTAGGATAGCCCATGCCAATGATTGGATTGCTAAAGATCCTTTTGTTAATTGGAAAGTACGGCTTAAAAAAGTAGAACGTGAATTTCTTTCCGCGGATGAAATTCAACAATTGTTGGATACCGAATTTCGAATCTCTCGTTTAGAACACGTAAGGGACATCTTTGTTTTCTGTTGCTTTACTGGATTAGCTTATGCTGATGTAAAAAAGCTAAATAAGAACGATATCAATAAAGGAATTGACGGAGAGAACTGGATTAATACTGCTCGAACCAAAACTAAATCTAAAGCTAATATTCCCATTCTACCAACAGCACAAATGATATTGGATAAATACGTGGAAAGCCCATATTTAATAAATGATAGAGTGCTTCCGGTACTTACTAACCAAAAAATGAATGCTTATCTTAAAGAGATTGCCCATATTAGTGGCATTAAAAAGAATCTTACTACTCATTTAGCAAGACATACTTTTGCAACGACTGTAACCTTGACCAATGGTGTTTCTATAGAATCAGTTAGTAAAATGTTGGGGCATAAAAACTTAAGAACTACTCAGCATTATGCAAAGATTTTAAATAGCAGAGTAAGTCAAGACATGCAGATGCTAAGAGAGAAATTGAAGTCTCAAGATGAAAGTAAATTAGTTAAAAGCAAATCTTAG
- a CDS encoding sulfite exporter TauE/SafE family protein, whose product MDQWYHYALLIVVGFAVGFINTIAGGGSLLSLPTLIFLGLPPSVANGTNRVAIVIQTAMATAGFKSKGVSTYPFNIYLGISAFLGSIIGARIAVDVDGNTFNRTLAIVMMAVVLIIIFKPKMKLIEMQERLTGKYLWLSIVVFFFFGIYGGFINAGLGFLMILFMHFVNRMNLVRVNATKVVVVFIYMLSALAVFAFNDKVNWKLGFILAIGNGTGAWVASRFSVKKGDGFIKTFLVVMVVAMAIKLWFFT is encoded by the coding sequence ATGGATCAATGGTACCATTATGCACTTTTAATTGTTGTGGGTTTTGCAGTTGGTTTTATCAATACCATTGCCGGTGGAGGTTCTTTACTTTCTTTGCCTACTTTAATTTTTCTGGGACTACCGCCAAGTGTTGCCAATGGTACCAATAGAGTTGCTATAGTTATTCAGACGGCCATGGCTACCGCGGGTTTTAAGAGTAAGGGAGTTTCTACATATCCATTTAATATCTATTTGGGTATTTCAGCTTTTTTAGGATCTATTATTGGCGCTAGGATTGCAGTTGATGTGGATGGAAATACCTTTAATCGTACTCTTGCTATAGTGATGATGGCTGTGGTTTTAATAATCATTTTTAAGCCTAAAATGAAGCTTATTGAAATGCAGGAGCGCCTTACAGGAAAATATTTATGGCTTAGTATTGTGGTATTTTTCTTTTTTGGCATTTATGGAGGCTTTATCAATGCAGGCTTAGGGTTTTTAATGATCTTGTTTATGCATTTTGTCAACAGGATGAATTTAGTAAGGGTAAATGCAACAAAAGTAGTTGTGGTTTTTATCTATATGTTGTCCGCTTTGGCAGTATTTGCCTTTAATGATAAGGTGAATTGGAAATTAGGTTTCATTCTGGCCATAGGCAATGGAACAGGAGCTTGGGTGGCGAGTAGATTCTCGGTCAAAAAAGGAGATGGGTTTATAAAGACATTTTTGGTGGTCATGGTTGTTGCTATGGCAATTAAATTATGGTTCTTTACATAA
- the ribB gene encoding 3,4-dihydroxy-2-butanone-4-phosphate synthase has protein sequence MVTKEKKVELNAIEDAIEDIRQGKVIIVVDDENRENEGDFLAAAEMVTPETINFMAKHGRGLICTPLTEGRCEELGLHKMVTHNSDPLETAFTVSVDLRGNGVTTGISASDRAKTVIALTEKGTKPHELARPGHIFPLIAKEGGVLRRTGHTEAAIDFARLADLKPAGVIVEIMNEDGSMARLPELMKVAKKFDLKIVSIEDLIAYRMEHDSLIERKEAFDIKTRFGDFRLRAYKQTTNDQVHIALVRGTWKSGEPILTRINSTLVNNDILGTLTNNPDEALHKMFDALNGEEKSAMIFINQGNQNMNILGRLAEFKKIQAPDGVTKAPKIDMDTKDFGIGAQILHDLNISKIRLLTNSGKTRRVGMIGYGLEIVDYVNY, from the coding sequence ATGGTTACCAAAGAAAAGAAAGTAGAGCTCAATGCCATTGAGGATGCTATTGAGGACATTAGACAGGGCAAGGTCATTATCGTTGTAGATGATGAGAATAGAGAAAATGAAGGGGATTTTTTGGCGGCAGCTGAAATGGTTACTCCGGAGACCATAAACTTTATGGCCAAGCATGGGCGAGGCCTCATCTGCACTCCACTTACAGAAGGAAGGTGTGAAGAATTAGGACTCCACAAAATGGTTACCCATAACTCTGATCCATTGGAAACAGCTTTTACAGTTTCTGTTGACCTTCGTGGTAATGGAGTTACTACTGGGATTTCAGCTTCGGACCGCGCCAAAACGGTTATAGCGCTAACGGAAAAAGGTACTAAACCACATGAGTTGGCAAGACCGGGACACATTTTCCCGTTAATAGCCAAAGAAGGCGGTGTTCTTAGAAGAACTGGACATACTGAAGCGGCTATCGATTTTGCAAGATTGGCAGACCTTAAACCGGCTGGTGTTATTGTAGAAATCATGAACGAAGATGGCAGCATGGCACGCCTGCCAGAACTCATGAAGGTTGCTAAAAAGTTTGACCTTAAGATTGTTTCCATCGAAGATTTGATTGCTTACCGAATGGAACATGATAGTCTTATAGAGCGTAAAGAAGCTTTTGATATAAAAACACGATTTGGGGATTTTCGTTTGCGGGCTTACAAGCAAACCACCAATGACCAAGTACATATTGCCTTGGTAAGGGGTACATGGAAAAGTGGCGAACCTATTTTAACACGTATAAATTCCACTTTGGTCAACAATGATATACTGGGCACCTTGACCAATAACCCTGATGAGGCATTGCACAAAATGTTTGATGCGCTGAACGGAGAGGAAAAAAGCGCAATGATTTTTATTAATCAAGGGAACCAAAATATGAATATATTAGGTCGCTTGGCAGAATTTAAAAAAATACAAGCTCCTGATGGAGTAACAAAAGCTCCTAAAATTGATATGGATACCAAAGATTTTGGTATTGGCGCACAGATTTTACACGATTTGAATATCTCAAAAATTAGATTGCTCACCAATTCAGGAAAGACAAGACGGGTAGGTATGATCGGTTATGGTTTGGAGATTGTTGATTACGTAAATTACTAA
- the tpx gene encoding thiol peroxidase — MASITLGGAPANTVGELPSINTTAPSFKLTKSDLSEVSLSDYSGHKLVLNIFPSVDTGTCAKSVRQFNEEAAKLENTKVLCISKDLPFAQARFCGAEGIENVDMLSDYKTGSFGKEYGVAFADSAFETLFSRCIVVVDTNGKILHTEQVAETADEPNYKAALDALMNA; from the coding sequence ATGGCTTCAATAACATTAGGAGGAGCCCCCGCCAATACGGTCGGTGAGCTTCCATCAATAAATACAACTGCACCTAGCTTTAAGCTAACAAAATCTGACCTTTCTGAGGTTTCACTATCAGATTATAGCGGACATAAACTAGTATTAAATATTTTTCCAAGTGTGGATACCGGTACCTGTGCAAAATCAGTTCGTCAATTTAATGAGGAAGCTGCTAAGCTGGAAAACACAAAAGTTTTATGCATTTCTAAAGACCTACCCTTTGCCCAAGCTCGTTTTTGTGGTGCCGAAGGAATTGAAAATGTAGACATGCTTTCAGATTATAAAACAGGAAGTTTTGGAAAAGAGTACGGTGTTGCTTTCGCTGATAGCGCATTTGAAACACTTTTTTCCAGATGTATTGTTGTTGTAGATACGAACGGAAAGATCTTACATACAGAACAAGTGGCTGAGACGGCGGATGAACCAAACTACAAAGCTGCTTTAGATGCGCTGATGAATGCCTAA
- a CDS encoding LptF/LptG family permease, which translates to MKILDQYILTRFLYNFFSAFFILIVIFIFQGIWLFIDDLAGKGLGIVIIGKFIFYFIPTLVDKVLPLTVLLASILTFGTFAENYEFAAMKASGISLQRGMRSLIVYVILLGGVTFFFANTVIPKSEQKMFNLRRNIAKVKPAAAITEGIFSDFEGTGEGMNIKVDKKYGEQDRFLDNVIIHKKTKQSVNNTVIKAKEGELISSEESNIIQLVLKDGHYYEELKPKGSKDRKKHPFAKSKFETYSINIDISELNNQDLEEDRNITTDKMKNVSRLIKDIDSIGKNNVEKVEAFSKNIVNRMGAFPEAKPKDSTLIKAQRITAAVNDTIKKEKIANDTIKTVDDLLTSLPEWQHLQVVNNAKTTVTSILTTVVTKKEELQKRFKFYNSHILSLHKKYALAFSCIILFFVGAPLGAIIRKGGLGLPMVVAIMLFLTYYFIGVFASNYAKEGNISNILGAWLPTLIMLPLGISLTRRATADKGLIGFGHIVDGIKNLFKKKEKASKE; encoded by the coding sequence TTGAAAATACTAGACCAGTATATTTTAACTCGATTTCTCTATAATTTCTTTAGCGCTTTCTTTATCCTGATCGTTATTTTCATCTTTCAGGGAATTTGGCTCTTTATAGATGATTTAGCGGGGAAAGGTCTGGGTATTGTCATTATCGGTAAATTTATTTTCTACTTTATCCCAACACTGGTGGATAAAGTATTGCCATTGACGGTATTATTGGCCTCAATCCTTACGTTTGGAACCTTTGCGGAGAACTATGAGTTTGCTGCCATGAAGGCTTCTGGGATATCACTACAAAGAGGTATGCGAAGCCTTATTGTATATGTCATCCTTTTGGGTGGGGTCACCTTCTTCTTCGCCAACACGGTTATTCCAAAATCTGAACAGAAAATGTTCAACCTTAGGCGGAACATTGCCAAGGTAAAACCGGCTGCTGCCATAACAGAGGGTATTTTTAGTGATTTTGAAGGTACTGGTGAGGGAATGAACATAAAAGTGGATAAAAAGTATGGGGAACAGGATCGTTTTTTAGATAATGTAATTATTCATAAAAAAACAAAACAAAGCGTAAACAATACGGTAATAAAGGCTAAAGAGGGCGAATTAATTAGTAGTGAAGAATCCAATATTATTCAACTGGTTCTAAAAGACGGTCATTATTATGAGGAATTAAAGCCCAAAGGCAGCAAAGACAGAAAAAAACATCCGTTTGCCAAGTCCAAGTTTGAAACATATTCCATCAATATAGATATTTCGGAACTAAACAATCAAGATTTAGAGGAAGACAGAAATATCACTACGGACAAGATGAAGAACGTGAGCCGTTTAATCAAAGATATTGACTCTATAGGCAAGAACAATGTGGAAAAAGTTGAAGCCTTTTCAAAAAACATTGTCAACCGTATGGGAGCATTCCCTGAAGCTAAACCAAAGGATAGCACCCTTATTAAAGCGCAACGCATAACTGCAGCAGTAAATGATACCATAAAAAAAGAAAAGATTGCCAACGATACCATCAAAACAGTTGATGACCTATTGACCAGTCTTCCTGAATGGCAGCATTTACAAGTAGTAAACAATGCAAAAACTACCGTAACCAGTATTCTTACTACGGTAGTCACTAAAAAGGAAGAATTACAGAAAAGGTTTAAATTTTATAACAGTCATATATTGTCCTTGCACAAGAAATATGCACTTGCATTTTCTTGTATCATCCTTTTCTTTGTGGGAGCGCCTCTTGGAGCCATTATTAGAAAAGGTGGACTGGGACTACCCATGGTTGTTGCTATTATGTTATTTTTGACCTACTATTTTATTGGGGTATTTGCCAGCAACTATGCCAAGGAGGGAAACATAAGCAATATTTTAGGGGCATGGCTCCCAACATTGATCATGCTTCCACTTGGAATCTCTTTAACCAGAAGAGCCACTGCAGATAAAGGCCTAATAGGATTTGGACATATCGTGGACGGTATAAAAAACCTGTTCAAAAAGAAAGAAAAAGCTTCTAAAGAATAA